A region from the Rosa rugosa chromosome 6, drRosRugo1.1, whole genome shotgun sequence genome encodes:
- the LOC133715448 gene encoding AUGMIN subunit 7, whose amino-acid sequence MAARQMEEIQRKLATLNYPRANAPAQSLLFAGMERYALLEWLFFRLLGDKSPFSQQSLQGDAMDRDEETARIQYLAEIAKFLGITNTIDTEAIQGRGSYEDRTEMLRLIVDLVEASIFADNPEWSIDEQVAKDIQLIDSIAERQAQIFSEECKLFPADVQIQSIYPLHDVSELEQKLTEQSKILSSLQQKVDDLASKHAYNPDEEYAEVESRLRSHLDSFLETARSFNMIYTKEIRPWTHMMEVPQLHGFGPAANRLLEAYKMLLKFLGNLRNLRDSHAALAVGSSDSVAGEPSSVTRIISECESALTFLNRDLGILSASIAREQGE is encoded by the exons ATGGCAGCGAGGCAAATGGAAGAGATACAGCGGAAGCTGGCGACTTTGAACTACCCGAGAGCCAATGCGCCTGCTCAGTCTCTCCTCTTCGCCGGCATGGAGCGCTATGCTCTTCTCGAGTGGCTCTTCTTCCG ATTGCTGGGGGACAAGTCACCTTTCTCTCAACAAAGTCTTCAAGGGGACGCCATGGATCGTGACGAAGAAACTGCCCGCATTCAAT ATTTGGCAGAGATTGCGAAGTTTTTGGGTATTACAAATACAATTGACACAGAAGCCATTCAA GGACGAGGAAGCTATGAAGATCGCACTGAAATGCTTCGTTTAATTGTAGATCTCGTGGAGGCAAGCATTTTTGCTGATAATCCAGAATGGAG TATAGATGAGCAGGTAGCAAAGGATATACAGCTAATTGATTCCATTGCAGAGAGACAAGCTCAAATATTCTCGGAAGAGTGCAAATTGTTTCCCGCTGATGTTCAGATTCAGTCTATATATCCATT GCATGATGTTTCTGAGCTGGAGCAAAAGCTTACAGAACAATCAAAGATACTCTCAAGTCTTCAACAAAAGGTTGATGATTTGGCATCAaag CATGCTTACAACCCAGATGAGGAGTATGCAGAGGTAGAATCCAGATTGCGTTCACATTTGGATTCTTTTCTAGAAACTGCAAGATCATTCAATATGATTTACACCAAG GAAATACGTCCCTGGACACACATGATGGAGGTACCCCAGCTCCATGGGTTCGGGCCAGCTGCCAATCGCTTGTTGGAGGCATATAAGATGCTTTTGAAG TTCCTAGGGAACTTGAGGAATCTTAGAGACTCACATGCTGCTCTTGCTGTTGGATCATCTGACTCAGTTGCTGGTGAGCCCTCTTCTGTCACAAGAATAATCTCAGAATGTGAATCTGCGTTGACATTCTTAAATCGTGACCTTGGAATTCTCTCGGCTTCCATTGCTCGAGAGCAAGGTGAATAG